One Bermanella sp. WJH001 genomic region harbors:
- a CDS encoding LuxR C-terminal-related transcriptional regulator, producing MNPTSQRLWLIGPKNIQNSLLLGYLQQNINYSCAIIDPYTQADNHNIHPEHFICLDASGLNYERYQQILEWLPDENKVFFINLDHDKEHERLLQWPNVCGFFYKGNSHTHISHGLASIVNGELWFSRKLLSRFMANNRKSPSKIPDSIYSLTKREKQILNLSASGAKNAEIAEVLNVSTHTVKTHMYNLFKKIDVSNRIQAINWAKEHLPVQDVA from the coding sequence ATGAATCCTACATCCCAACGTCTCTGGCTCATCGGCCCGAAGAACATTCAAAACTCATTGCTTCTGGGTTATCTACAGCAAAACATCAATTACAGCTGTGCCATCATCGACCCATACACGCAAGCAGATAACCACAACATTCATCCTGAACACTTCATTTGCCTAGATGCTTCTGGCTTAAACTATGAACGTTATCAGCAAATTCTTGAATGGTTACCTGATGAGAACAAAGTCTTCTTCATCAACCTTGATCACGATAAAGAACACGAACGCTTATTACAGTGGCCTAATGTGTGTGGGTTCTTTTATAAAGGAAACAGCCACACTCACATCAGCCATGGCCTTGCTTCCATCGTCAATGGCGAGCTTTGGTTCAGCCGCAAATTACTTAGCCGCTTTATGGCAAACAACCGCAAGAGTCCAAGCAAAATTCCTGACAGTATTTATTCACTGACCAAACGTGAAAAGCAGATTCTTAACCTAAGTGCCAGCGGTGCTAAAAATGCCGAGATTGCAGAAGTGCTTAACGTTAGCACCCATACGGTTAAGACCCATATGTACAACCTTTTCAAAAAAATAGATGTGAGCAATCGCATTCAAGCTATTAACTGGGCCAAAGAACACCTCCCCGTTCAAGACGTAGCCTAG
- a CDS encoding phosphoenolpyruvate synthase, which yields MTLPLLLDSTQALNYSDDLLGGKAKNLAWLSRQGLPVPKWWVLTTECFSQQIKALNIENWLEQQLQLLTANKEKVDITNEAIASVATAIQDALGRLPLTQEVQQLIRDRLPEDVLTHASLAVRSSVVGEDAENASFAGQMDSYLYQQGEQAVFASIIKVMQSAFNHRALAYRIHNGLGLTDIRAAIIIQEMIDADVSGVMFTANPITGNRQQALISSTWGCGEGIVSGVCNTDEITVGLFDDDISSQINIKDTAFVFDASANLGAIETAVDEAKQNQASLSDDHVLQLRNLGRDIAHSYQTPMDIEWCLKGGQFYILQARPVTSLPPINSDNDDVVVWDNSNIQESYCGVTTPLTFSFANRAYKTVYEQTLRLLGVNESVVQAHQGMLENMLGLIHGRVYYNINNWYRGLLFLPSFKQNKSDMERMMGLTDPVDLVEDQALTTKQKIKKIPQVIRALYSMFTRFRNMDNLVRDFRDMFQREYQSVKRESLHTLTIGQLVNESRRLDKQLLENWTTPIVNDFYVMMMNGRVHRWLEKVGIENPEVVQNNLLSGEEGIESTEPTKMLLRMCDYIRKNQILERCILTTENSVLLDVIQTQDAEFYQQCQTYIELYGDRTMGELKLESITLRQDASFMFAVLKNFLAKPDLTLATLAENEAKFRQEAEQAVIPRIRQQLGKRALGKFNKNLSALRDAIRNRENMRLARTRMFGLYRDIYSQLGEQLYFYGKLDAPRDVFYLTLEEIYAYKDGRSVQTQLKPLVTARKEEFASYESHDLPHHFWTKGAVYCNNAFEYPHNSDANVDLDASHLVGTGCYPGIVEEKIRLIFSPDDELNLNGQILCTVRTDPGWAPLFPTAGGIIVERGSTLSHSAVVARELGIPAIVGVPELTKILQDQETIRMNGVTGTIERLEMVNEADPTHMSQAS from the coding sequence ATGACCTTGCCATTGTTATTAGATTCAACACAAGCACTTAACTACAGTGATGATCTACTGGGAGGTAAAGCCAAAAACCTCGCGTGGTTATCACGCCAAGGTTTGCCCGTCCCTAAATGGTGGGTATTAACAACGGAATGTTTTTCACAACAAATTAAAGCATTAAATATTGAAAACTGGCTCGAGCAGCAGCTGCAACTATTAACGGCTAATAAAGAAAAAGTCGATATCACTAACGAGGCCATCGCCAGTGTGGCCACCGCCATTCAAGATGCGTTAGGGCGTTTACCGTTAACTCAAGAGGTGCAGCAGTTAATTCGTGATCGCTTACCTGAAGATGTTTTAACTCACGCTTCGTTAGCCGTACGCTCATCTGTGGTGGGTGAAGATGCCGAGAATGCATCCTTTGCAGGGCAAATGGATTCGTATTTATACCAACAAGGTGAACAAGCGGTTTTTGCATCCATTATTAAAGTGATGCAAAGCGCGTTTAATCACCGCGCATTGGCGTATCGCATTCATAATGGGTTAGGTTTAACGGATATTCGCGCGGCCATTATTATTCAAGAAATGATTGATGCGGATGTATCTGGCGTGATGTTTACCGCCAATCCAATTACAGGGAATCGTCAGCAAGCGTTGATTTCATCCACTTGGGGATGTGGCGAGGGGATCGTTTCTGGTGTGTGCAATACCGATGAAATCACCGTGGGTTTGTTTGATGATGATATTAGCAGTCAAATAAACATAAAAGACACAGCCTTTGTATTTGATGCCAGCGCAAATCTTGGTGCAATTGAAACGGCCGTAGATGAGGCCAAACAAAATCAAGCCAGTTTGAGCGATGACCACGTTTTGCAATTACGCAATTTAGGTCGAGACATTGCCCACAGTTATCAAACACCCATGGATATCGAATGGTGTTTAAAAGGCGGCCAGTTTTATATTTTACAAGCACGCCCTGTGACCTCGCTACCGCCGATTAACAGTGATAATGATGATGTGGTGGTCTGGGATAACTCCAATATTCAAGAATCCTATTGTGGCGTGACCACACCGCTCACCTTTAGTTTTGCCAATCGTGCTTATAAAACCGTGTACGAGCAAACCTTGCGCTTGTTAGGTGTGAACGAATCTGTGGTACAAGCCCACCAAGGCATGTTAGAAAACATGCTGGGTTTAATTCATGGTCGTGTGTATTACAACATTAATAACTGGTATCGTGGTTTATTGTTTTTACCGTCGTTTAAACAAAACAAGTCCGATATGGAACGCATGATGGGGTTAACCGATCCTGTGGATCTGGTAGAAGATCAGGCGTTAACAACCAAACAAAAAATCAAAAAAATCCCCCAAGTAATACGCGCCCTTTATTCTATGTTTACTCGCTTTAGGAACATGGATAACTTGGTGCGTGATTTTCGCGATATGTTTCAGCGTGAATACCAATCGGTTAAACGTGAATCCTTGCATACACTTACCATTGGGCAGTTGGTGAATGAAAGCCGCCGTCTTGATAAACAGCTATTAGAAAATTGGACCACGCCCATTGTTAATGATTTTTACGTGATGATGATGAATGGTCGTGTGCATCGCTGGCTAGAAAAAGTGGGTATAGAAAACCCAGAGGTGGTGCAAAATAATTTATTGTCAGGTGAAGAGGGCATTGAAAGCACAGAGCCGACAAAAATGTTATTGCGTATGTGCGATTACATTCGAAAAAATCAAATACTTGAGCGCTGTATTCTCACAACAGAAAATTCCGTCTTGCTGGATGTGATACAAACGCAAGATGCTGAGTTTTATCAACAGTGTCAAACATACATCGAGTTATATGGTGATCGCACCATGGGTGAATTGAAGCTGGAGTCTATTACCCTGCGCCAAGATGCCTCTTTTATGTTTGCGGTATTAAAAAACTTTTTAGCCAAGCCTGATTTAACATTAGCAACCCTTGCTGAAAACGAAGCCAAATTTAGACAAGAGGCTGAACAAGCCGTTATTCCACGTATTCGCCAACAGCTCGGAAAACGAGCCTTAGGTAAATTTAATAAAAATTTATCAGCACTGCGTGATGCCATTCGTAATCGAGAAAACATGCGCCTAGCGCGCACTCGTATGTTTGGTTTGTATCGTGATATTTATAGCCAGCTCGGTGAGCAGCTTTATTTTTATGGCAAGTTAGATGCACCAAGGGATGTGTTTTATCTCACTCTTGAAGAAATCTATGCATATAAAGATGGCCGAAGTGTGCAAACACAGTTAAAACCGCTCGTCACTGCACGCAAAGAAGAGTTTGCAAGTTATGAGTCCCATGACTTGCCCCATCATTTTTGGACCAAGGGCGCGGTGTACTGCAACAATGCATTTGAATATCCCCATAACAGTGATGCCAATGTTGATTTAGATGCCTCACATTTGGTGGGCACAGGTTGTTACCCAGGTATTGTTGAAGAAAAAATTCGCCTGATCTTTTCACCGGATGACGAATTAAACCTCAACGGTCAAATTTTATGTACCGTGCGCACGGACCCAGGTTGGGCGCCGCTGTTTCCAACCGCTGGCGGCATTATTGTTGAGCGTGGCTCAACTCTTTCTCATTCTGCCGTGGTAGCCCGTGAACTGGGTATTCCTGCCATTGTAGGTGTGCCGGAATTAACCAAGATTTTACAAGACCAAGAGACCATTCGCATGAACGGCGTCACCGGAACCATTGAACGTTTAGAAATGGTGAATGAAGCTGATCCAACACACATGAGTCAGGCATCGTAA
- a CDS encoding MFS transporter, which produces MSPLETRTVTTLALIYALRMFGLFMVLPVLALFAQDYQGATASLVGVAIGVYGLTQACLQLPFGVWSDRIGRKPVIVIGLALFSLGSALAAVADDIWLLILGRALQGAGAVASTLMALMTDLTREENRTKAMASIGASIGLSFTLAMVVGPLLAGWMGLSGLFMLTGLLSLLAIGLLLAVVPTPRQQVRSRDARAFVSQLGDVFKDKQILRLSFGIFTLHAVLVACFVALPVALVDAGLLQPEHWKVYLPVMLVAFVMMVPFIIIGEKKQKMKQVLLCAVILLMASVALLGFELSSVWGISFALWVFFVAFNILEASLPSLVSKFAPAGFKGSAMGVYSTSQFLGAFIGGMLGGLLSEYYSLSYVFWGMLPLLFIWIVLVWTMQTPRHLTSYRVALSVQGLNNTMLESQLLTLPGVHEVVIMLNDQAAYLKVDSKEFDPIHLKKFNT; this is translated from the coding sequence ATGTCCCCACTAGAAACGCGCACTGTTACTACGCTTGCTTTGATCTACGCCTTACGCATGTTTGGCTTGTTCATGGTATTGCCGGTCTTGGCTTTGTTCGCACAGGATTATCAAGGGGCCACCGCATCATTGGTGGGTGTTGCGATTGGCGTTTATGGTCTAACACAAGCCTGTTTGCAGTTACCATTTGGTGTTTGGTCTGATCGGATTGGGCGTAAACCAGTGATTGTTATTGGTTTAGCATTGTTTAGTTTGGGCAGTGCATTAGCGGCAGTAGCAGACGATATCTGGTTGTTAATTTTAGGCCGAGCTCTGCAAGGTGCCGGCGCGGTGGCCAGTACGTTAATGGCATTAATGACAGACCTGACCCGCGAAGAAAATCGCACCAAGGCCATGGCCAGTATCGGAGCCAGTATTGGTTTGTCGTTTACCTTGGCCATGGTGGTTGGGCCATTGTTAGCTGGCTGGATGGGGTTGTCAGGTCTATTTATGCTAACCGGTTTATTATCATTATTAGCCATTGGTTTGTTATTGGCGGTTGTGCCAACACCAAGACAGCAAGTTCGTTCCCGTGATGCAAGAGCGTTTGTTTCCCAGCTTGGGGATGTTTTTAAAGACAAACAAATCTTACGCTTAAGTTTTGGTATTTTTACATTGCACGCTGTGTTGGTGGCGTGTTTTGTGGCCCTACCGGTTGCACTGGTGGATGCTGGTTTATTGCAGCCTGAGCACTGGAAAGTATATTTACCCGTTATGCTTGTGGCGTTTGTCATGATGGTGCCATTCATCATTATTGGCGAGAAAAAACAAAAGATGAAACAAGTCCTGCTGTGCGCTGTGATACTGTTAATGGCCAGTGTGGCGTTGCTTGGATTTGAATTATCTTCTGTGTGGGGAATCAGTTTTGCACTTTGGGTGTTTTTTGTTGCCTTTAATATTTTAGAGGCAAGCCTGCCATCATTGGTGAGTAAATTTGCACCGGCTGGCTTTAAAGGCAGCGCTATGGGTGTATACAGTACGAGTCAGTTTTTAGGTGCTTTTATCGGCGGTATGTTGGGCGGCCTGCTCAGTGAATATTACAGTTTAAGTTATGTATTCTGGGGCATGCTGCCGTTACTGTTTATTTGGATTGTTTTGGTTTGGACCATGCAAACACCAAGGCACTTAACCAGTTATCGAGTTGCATTGAGTGTGCAAGGTCTAAACAATACGATGCTTGAATCACAGTTGTTAACATTGCCAGGAGTGCATGAGGTGGTGATTATGCTGAATGATCAAGCGGCCTACTTAAAAGTAGATAGTAAAGAATTTGATCCGATTCACCTTAAAAAATTCAATACCTAG
- a CDS encoding UbiA family prenyltransferase translates to MSTSASMNDALSSRIFAWMDERFPFKNALLFFILYLTSAVVARSTLDGEVQVSLVDVLACIVTWSLFLVIRIFDEHKDYALDVVNHPQRVLQRGLITLKHLKVLGVVAVFSQLLFSIYADGFSFGGATISYLIMFVYLCLMGAEFFCGEWLEKRLTLYAFSHMLIMPLIVFWLANLAVPNAVLNESLMVMMLLAFISGFCFEITRKTKGIEEERDTVDSYSRIFGTKGSAYIVMLLVSMMLLSQGALLFVLDVNYIGWLLIPLILMYGVAIRQVKRFIANSTIEGREKNEAAVAVNMLIGYLVIIIAVLVNNGMTGSWV, encoded by the coding sequence ATGTCTACCTCTGCCTCAATGAATGACGCTTTGTCTTCGCGTATTTTTGCGTGGATGGATGAACGGTTCCCGTTTAAAAACGCACTGTTATTTTTTATTTTGTATTTAACCAGTGCTGTCGTTGCGAGATCGACTCTGGATGGTGAGGTTCAAGTCTCTCTTGTGGATGTGCTCGCGTGTATTGTTACCTGGAGTCTGTTTTTGGTGATTCGTATTTTTGACGAACACAAAGACTATGCCCTAGATGTTGTTAATCACCCTCAGCGTGTTTTACAACGCGGCTTAATCACCCTTAAGCATTTAAAAGTACTAGGGGTTGTGGCGGTTTTTTCTCAGTTGTTGTTTTCAATTTATGCAGATGGTTTTTCTTTTGGTGGTGCCACCATCAGTTACCTCATCATGTTTGTATATTTATGTTTGATGGGGGCGGAATTCTTTTGTGGTGAATGGTTAGAAAAGCGCTTAACCCTATATGCGTTCTCACACATGCTAATTATGCCGTTAATTGTGTTTTGGTTAGCCAATTTGGCGGTGCCAAATGCTGTGTTAAATGAGTCGCTTATGGTGATGATGCTGCTTGCGTTCATTAGTGGTTTTTGTTTTGAAATTACACGTAAAACCAAAGGCATAGAAGAAGAGCGCGATACAGTGGACTCGTACTCTAGAATCTTTGGCACCAAGGGCTCTGCATACATAGTAATGCTGTTGGTTTCTATGATGCTGCTATCACAAGGGGCATTACTGTTTGTATTAGACGTCAATTACATCGGCTGGCTGTTGATACCTTTGATCTTAATGTATGGCGTTGCTATTCGTCAGGTTAAGAGGTTTATAGCAAATTCGACCATAGAAGGTCGTGAAAAAAATGAAGCGGCGGTGGCAGTCAATATGTTGATTGGTTACCTGGTAATTATTATCGCAGTACTTGTAAATAATGGAATGACAGGAAGTTGGGTATAA
- a CDS encoding phosphotransferase — MKKEKLTAHLTRHVFAKEYGAQVHVQHGDKQWQAEAVDVSKKEITIICENLFEHIVHDKIDKIIVTILDQVFELRKLALINTTTKGHKTHLVLGHDGDAETARLFWQMGYILRQAPVVDENISHTEFSLPKVPARGLYTEDARQERLAYIRETTGVQLEKVANTTLDPVTLVSNIEALVGSVEIPVGIAGPLHIKGTHANGLYYAPMATTEGALLASATRGATALSRSGGVNVRVIGQRMLRAPVFVLSDLSSALFLDQWVKDHYTEIAEQTRKYSNYADLVEIKSELMGRTLHMEFSYETGDAAGQNMTTTCTWQACQWILSQMNFFDHIQIENFMIEANLSNDKKVTYNSFLRGRGIRVMAECLLTEEVCRKVLKVTPEQLFSAYNRFNSGSIASGMVGMNINIANVIGAMFTATGQDIACVHESSIGQLYLELTKDNEVSATLRLPSLVVGSVGGGTSLAQQKECLELLGCAGPGCAHKLAEIIASFCLALDLSTLSAIASDQFARAHEKLGRNRPVEWLKLSDLNSQFFTRAMQSYYDRTNIYVEQAEALTIESKGSSIITELTDHKINKLVGHFPFALTLAGLPEPVNVMVKVKPLDDEVILMLNSVAAMCDARLAHAYNEFKNNLGFTNCHKRELAVMSQTDPRFVNNAPTTYMAWQDDSREAYVLVQELMEDMELMDSADDTSNWTAEHIQVAIRGIAEVHSIWYGKEAELAQKDWISDAPTCKNMQEKMRLWEMLGAHSGEEFPEWFTDADMARFRDRVYSLKDWYQEIDAMPKTLIHNDFNPRNIAFRRNKTTGALSLCAYDWELATVHLPQHDLAELLIFTLQPDFKKEDIEFYIEQHRIELQSLSGVEIDAKQWRRGFTLCLWDLVVCRIPMYIMVHTFRDYKFMPRMLMTFRQLLDNELLFETQKQLEEAGC; from the coding sequence ATGAAAAAGGAAAAATTAACCGCACATTTAACTCGTCACGTATTTGCTAAAGAATATGGCGCACAGGTACATGTGCAGCATGGCGACAAACAGTGGCAGGCCGAAGCCGTTGATGTTTCAAAAAAAGAAATCACCATTATTTGTGAGAATTTATTCGAACATATCGTACATGACAAAATTGACAAAATAATCGTCACGATTCTTGATCAAGTATTTGAACTTAGAAAGTTAGCATTAATCAATACCACCACAAAAGGCCACAAGACCCATCTTGTATTAGGCCATGATGGGGACGCTGAAACCGCCCGTTTATTTTGGCAAATGGGTTATATATTACGGCAAGCGCCGGTTGTCGATGAAAACATCTCACATACTGAATTTAGTCTGCCTAAAGTGCCGGCTCGAGGTTTATATACAGAAGATGCAAGGCAAGAGCGTTTAGCTTACATTCGTGAAACCACAGGTGTGCAACTTGAAAAAGTTGCCAACACCACGTTAGACCCTGTTACGTTAGTCAGTAACATTGAAGCACTGGTTGGTTCGGTTGAAATTCCTGTGGGCATCGCAGGGCCGCTGCATATTAAAGGCACCCATGCCAATGGTTTGTATTACGCACCCATGGCGACAACCGAAGGGGCGTTGCTCGCATCGGCTACCCGCGGTGCCACCGCGTTATCGCGCTCGGGTGGTGTCAATGTTCGTGTAATTGGTCAGCGAATGTTGCGGGCCCCTGTGTTTGTATTGTCTGATTTATCGTCTGCATTATTTTTAGATCAATGGGTCAAAGATCACTATACAGAAATTGCCGAGCAAACTCGTAAGTATTCAAATTATGCTGACTTGGTTGAAATCAAAAGTGAATTGATGGGGCGCACCCTGCATATGGAATTTTCATATGAAACGGGTGATGCCGCCGGTCAAAACATGACGACCACGTGCACTTGGCAAGCATGTCAGTGGATTTTGTCACAAATGAATTTCTTTGATCATATTCAAATTGAAAACTTTATGATTGAAGCGAATTTATCCAACGATAAAAAAGTCACCTACAACTCGTTTTTACGCGGCCGTGGTATTCGCGTTATGGCGGAATGTTTATTAACGGAGGAGGTGTGCCGTAAAGTATTAAAGGTCACACCAGAGCAATTATTTTCAGCCTATAACCGTTTTAACAGCGGCAGTATTGCCTCTGGCATGGTGGGTATGAATATCAACATTGCCAATGTAATTGGTGCCATGTTCACTGCAACGGGTCAAGACATTGCCTGTGTGCATGAATCCTCAATTGGTCAATTGTATTTAGAATTAACCAAAGACAATGAAGTCTCCGCCACTTTAAGATTACCCAGTTTAGTGGTGGGCAGTGTGGGTGGGGGTACTAGCCTTGCCCAACAAAAAGAATGTTTAGAGTTGTTAGGATGCGCCGGCCCAGGTTGTGCCCATAAGTTAGCAGAAATCATTGCCAGTTTTTGTTTGGCGTTAGATTTATCAACACTGTCAGCCATTGCCAGTGATCAGTTTGCTCGTGCCCATGAAAAACTTGGGCGTAATCGCCCAGTTGAATGGTTAAAACTCAGCGACCTTAATTCACAATTTTTTACCCGTGCCATGCAATCTTATTATGATCGCACCAATATTTATGTAGAGCAGGCTGAAGCCTTAACTATTGAGTCAAAAGGCAGCAGTATTATTACTGAATTGACCGATCACAAAATTAATAAACTGGTGGGGCACTTTCCATTTGCGTTAACGCTGGCGGGTTTGCCAGAGCCTGTGAATGTCATGGTAAAAGTAAAGCCATTAGATGACGAAGTGATTCTCATGCTAAACAGTGTGGCTGCCATGTGTGATGCACGCTTGGCCCATGCGTATAACGAATTTAAAAATAATCTTGGTTTTACTAATTGCCATAAACGTGAATTGGCGGTGATGTCACAAACGGACCCACGCTTTGTAAACAATGCCCCTACCACCTATATGGCTTGGCAAGATGATAGTCGTGAGGCGTATGTATTAGTGCAAGAGCTCATGGAAGACATGGAGCTCATGGACAGCGCAGACGATACATCCAATTGGACAGCTGAGCATATTCAAGTGGCCATACGGGGCATCGCCGAAGTACATTCCATTTGGTACGGCAAAGAAGCCGAGCTTGCACAAAAAGATTGGATATCCGATGCACCTACTTGCAAAAACATGCAAGAAAAAATGCGTTTATGGGAAATGCTGGGTGCCCACAGTGGGGAGGAATTTCCTGAGTGGTTTACCGATGCCGACATGGCGCGTTTTCGTGATCGCGTTTATAGCTTAAAAGATTGGTATCAAGAAATTGATGCCATGCCAAAAACCTTAATTCATAACGATTTTAATCCGCGTAATATTGCCTTTCGCCGCAACAAAACCACAGGTGCATTAAGCCTATGTGCTTATGATTGGGAACTGGCCACGGTGCATTTGCCGCAACACGATTTAGCGGAATTATTAATTTTTACCTTGCAGCCGGATTTCAAAAAAGAAGATATTGAATTCTATATTGAGCAACACCGAATCGAATTGCAAAGCTTAAGCGGTGTTGAAATCGACGCCAAGCAATGGCGTCGCGGGTTTACCCTTTGCCTTTGGGATTTAGTGGTGTGCCGCATACCTATGTACATCATGGTGCATACATTCAGAGACTATAAGTTTATGCCGCGCATGCTCATGACCTTTAGGCAGCTACTTGATAACGAGTTGTTATTTGAAACACAAAAACAACTTGAAGAAGCGGGGTGTTAA